The Spirosoma foliorum genome has a window encoding:
- a CDS encoding SusC/RagA family TonB-linked outer membrane protein gives MKQRFTRSTYRLLFYGLWIMGTLASYGAYAQSRSVKGKVTDAKGSGLPGVNVIVKGTSAGASTDANGDYSLNVSSANAVLTYSFIGFDPQEKTVGNQSIIDVSLVENTAQLNEVIVTALGIKKEARTIGYTAQEIAGDQLVKAREPNPINSLTGKIAGLTVASSAELLGRPQLILRGNSDLLFVVDGVPINSDTWNVSADDIETYTVLKGPNAAALYGFRGQNGAILVTTKKGTKDKRKVSVDFNTSTMFEPSFLAIPERQSEYGFGSNYQYAYANNLYDVGNPNRRANIWGPRFEGQPVPQYDSPVDATTGVRQGTPWVARGANNFRDFMQTGMLSTNNLAISSSGEKYDLRMSISNNYQKGMVPNTRLNITNFNLSAGINFTDRLKFDGGLNMSLQNSPNIPQSSSGPESETYIFQVYGSSSWSVKDMRDYWKGPQGVPGVQQYYAEYGRGNNPYFVAYEWLYEHRKTDVYGYARLNYKINDFLNLSARTQVTTWNQLRTEKVPYSAITYKTPDLRLGDYREDRRNLFENNTDLLLSFNKNVSKDLHVSAVLGGNARTFNYNSSWATTDFLIVPGVYDFSNSKNPVQAYNWRSDMSVLSAYATTDLTYKNYLTLGLTGRFDKLSTLPAANRTIFYPSAALSTVITDYVQLPQAISFLKLRGSYADVKGGNTMSSIGSAYQQVTGNSTSALLGYGNEVMTAYDGPSYINQNTYTISKPYNNLPSASYTSSLANPNLQSFNVESYEFGFDAKFLHNRLGLDVTHFTSINGPQIFPLPVASSSGYSTQVANAVTTQKQGWEVSLTGSVLKNPAGLNWDVLANWSTYKETLKSIYGNEQSIYLSGPNHVFNIGDRLDGYYSYNYLRSPDGQIIQSSTGTPLTRPSGTNTLQFMGNTNPDYVWALNNKFSYKNINFSFQFDGRVGGVIRDQVYAYALNSGNQVETVQGDLGAARLKEWQSTALGTKSPTAAYVGPGVVIANGGTAKFDANGNISNMSELQFAPNTKAVTVQTYVQGIYNSGIEEPYMVSKTYGKLREVILGYTFTGAMLPRFIKSANISFVGRNLLYFAQRKDFDLDQYAQGYSASSQTTLKNPSLQSATTRRFGVNINLTF, from the coding sequence ATGAAACAACGATTTACGCGATCAACTTACCGATTGCTTTTCTATGGTCTATGGATCATGGGAACCCTCGCGAGTTATGGCGCTTATGCGCAAAGCAGGTCTGTTAAAGGGAAAGTAACGGATGCCAAAGGCAGTGGATTGCCAGGTGTTAACGTGATTGTTAAAGGAACCAGCGCAGGTGCATCGACAGATGCCAACGGTGATTACTCACTCAATGTTTCCTCTGCCAATGCGGTCCTGACTTATTCGTTTATTGGGTTCGATCCGCAGGAAAAAACGGTGGGCAATCAATCGATCATCGATGTATCGCTGGTCGAAAATACGGCGCAATTAAATGAAGTTATCGTAACGGCGCTGGGTATCAAAAAAGAAGCCCGAACCATTGGGTACACCGCACAGGAAATTGCTGGTGATCAGTTGGTGAAGGCTCGCGAACCAAACCCGATCAATTCATTGACGGGTAAAATTGCCGGTCTGACGGTGGCCTCAAGTGCCGAATTATTAGGTCGCCCGCAGTTGATTCTGCGCGGCAACAGTGATCTGCTTTTTGTCGTCGATGGTGTCCCTATTAACTCGGATACCTGGAACGTATCGGCCGATGATATTGAAACGTATACTGTTTTGAAAGGCCCCAACGCAGCGGCTCTGTATGGTTTCCGTGGGCAGAACGGGGCTATTCTGGTTACGACCAAAAAGGGTACTAAAGACAAGCGTAAGGTGTCGGTTGATTTCAACACCAGCACAATGTTCGAGCCTAGCTTTCTGGCTATTCCAGAGCGTCAGAGTGAGTATGGCTTCGGATCAAACTACCAGTATGCCTATGCCAATAACCTATACGACGTAGGTAACCCAAACCGCCGGGCTAACATCTGGGGGCCTCGTTTTGAAGGACAACCTGTGCCACAATACGATAGCCCGGTCGATGCAACAACGGGTGTTCGGCAAGGGACTCCCTGGGTTGCGCGTGGTGCCAACAACTTCCGCGATTTCATGCAGACGGGTATGTTATCGACCAACAACCTGGCCATTTCGTCGAGTGGAGAGAAGTACGATCTTCGGATGTCGATCTCGAATAACTACCAGAAAGGTATGGTGCCAAACACACGGTTGAACATCACCAATTTCAACCTGAGTGCGGGTATCAACTTCACGGATCGCCTTAAATTCGATGGTGGTTTGAACATGAGCCTGCAAAACTCGCCGAACATTCCTCAGTCAAGCTCAGGCCCCGAAAGCGAAACCTATATTTTCCAGGTTTACGGATCAAGCAGCTGGTCGGTGAAGGACATGCGCGATTATTGGAAAGGCCCTCAGGGTGTGCCAGGCGTTCAGCAATATTATGCGGAATACGGCCGGGGTAACAACCCTTATTTTGTGGCTTATGAGTGGCTTTACGAACACCGCAAAACAGACGTTTACGGCTACGCCCGCTTAAACTATAAGATCAACGATTTCCTGAATTTATCGGCCCGTACGCAGGTTACGACCTGGAATCAGCTTCGTACGGAGAAAGTACCTTACTCGGCCATTACGTACAAAACGCCTGACCTTCGTCTGGGCGATTACCGCGAAGATCGCCGGAATCTGTTCGAGAATAACACCGACCTGTTGCTGAGCTTCAACAAGAATGTCTCGAAAGATTTACACGTTAGCGCGGTACTTGGCGGTAACGCCCGGACGTTCAACTACAACTCAAGCTGGGCTACCACCGACTTCCTGATCGTGCCGGGTGTGTATGATTTCAGTAACTCAAAAAACCCGGTTCAGGCCTACAACTGGCGTTCGGATATGTCGGTATTGAGCGCTTACGCAACCACCGATTTAACGTATAAGAATTACCTGACGCTGGGTCTGACGGGGCGTTTCGATAAACTATCAACGCTGCCAGCCGCCAACCGGACAATCTTCTATCCATCGGCAGCTTTGAGTACGGTTATTACCGATTACGTACAATTGCCCCAGGCTATTTCCTTCCTCAAACTGCGTGGTTCGTATGCTGACGTGAAGGGTGGAAACACGATGTCGAGCATTGGCTCGGCTTACCAACAGGTAACGGGTAACTCAACTTCTGCGCTCCTTGGCTATGGCAACGAAGTGATGACCGCTTATGACGGTCCGAGCTACATTAACCAAAACACGTATACGATCAGCAAGCCGTATAACAACCTGCCTTCTGCGAGTTATACCAGCAGTCTGGCCAACCCGAACTTACAGAGTTTCAACGTAGAGTCGTATGAATTCGGTTTCGATGCCAAGTTCCTGCACAACCGATTGGGCCTGGATGTAACGCACTTTACTTCGATCAACGGTCCTCAGATTTTCCCGCTTCCTGTAGCGTCATCGTCGGGCTATAGCACCCAGGTTGCCAACGCCGTAACCACTCAGAAGCAAGGCTGGGAAGTATCGTTGACGGGATCGGTGCTCAAAAATCCAGCAGGTTTGAACTGGGACGTATTGGCGAACTGGTCTACCTACAAAGAGACGCTAAAGTCGATTTATGGCAATGAGCAAAGCATCTACCTGTCGGGACCAAACCATGTGTTCAACATTGGCGACCGGCTGGATGGTTACTACAGCTACAACTACCTGCGTAGCCCCGATGGCCAGATCATTCAGTCGTCAACAGGTACGCCGTTGACTCGCCCTTCAGGAACGAATACCCTTCAGTTCATGGGCAATACCAACCCCGATTATGTTTGGGCATTGAACAACAAATTCTCGTACAAGAACATCAACTTCAGCTTCCAGTTCGACGGTCGTGTGGGTGGTGTCATCCGCGATCAGGTATATGCTTACGCGCTGAATTCGGGTAACCAGGTTGAAACAGTTCAGGGTGATCTGGGTGCTGCTCGTCTGAAAGAATGGCAAAGCACAGCCCTGGGTACTAAATCGCCAACGGCGGCTTATGTAGGTCCTGGTGTGGTTATTGCCAACGGCGGCACGGCTAAGTTCGATGCCAACGGAAATATCAGCAACATGAGCGAATTGCAGTTTGCGCCGAATACGAAAGCCGTTACGGTGCAGACTTATGTTCAGGGTATTTACAACAGCGGTATCGAAGAGCCTTACATGGTGAGCAAAACCTATGGTAAACTGCGTGAGGTGATTCTGGGCTATACGTTCACAGGCGCTATGCTGCCCCGCTTTATCAAGTCGGCAAACATCTCGTTCGTAGGTCGTAACCTGTTGTACTTCGCTCAGCGCAAAGACTTCGACCTTGACCAGTATGCACAGGGCTACAGTGCGTCGAGCCAAACTACGCTGAAAAACCCAAGCTTACAATCGGCCACCACGCGCCGGTTCGGTGTAAACATCAATCTGACATTTTAA